A window from Centropristis striata isolate RG_2023a ecotype Rhode Island chromosome 4, C.striata_1.0, whole genome shotgun sequence encodes these proteins:
- the gmfg gene encoding glia maturation factor gamma, translating to MSGSLVVCEVDESLKEKLKKFRFRKETTNAAILIKIDMEKQLVILEEEYEDISIEDLRDELPERQPRFIVYSYKYVHSDGRVSYPLCFIFCSPMGCKPSQQMMYAGSKNRLVQAAELTKIFETRNADDLTEEWLKNQLSFFR from the exons ATG TCAGGCTCCTTGGTGGTGTGTGAAGTGGATGAAAGCcttaaagaaaaactgaaaaagtttAGATTTCGAAAAGAGACCACCAATGCTGCCATACTAA tcaaaaTCGACATGGAGAAACAGCTCGTTATCCTTGAAGAGGAATATGAG GACATCTCAATCGAGGACTTGAGGGATGAACTTCCGGAGCGGCAACCCAG ATTTATTGTCTACAGCTACAAGTATGTGCACTCTGATGGGAGGGTGTCTTACCCTCTTTGCTTCATATTCTGCAGTCCAATGG GATGTAAGCCATCGCAACAGATGATGTATGCAGGCAGCAAGAATCGACTGGTCCAAGCAGCAGAGCTCACAAAG ATCTTTGAAACAAGAAATGCAGATGACTTGACAGAAGAGTGGCTGAAGAACCAGCTGTCATTTTTTCGTTGA
- the paf1 gene encoding RNA polymerase II-associated factor 1 homolog, translated as MAPTIQTQSQREDGHSRPSSHRTVPERSGVVCRVKYCNSLPDIPFDPKFITYPFDQHRFVQYKATSLEKQHKHELLTEPDLGVTIDLINPDTYRIDPNILLDPADEKLLEEDIQAPSSSKRSQQHAKVVPWMRKTEYISTEFNRYGVSNEKVEVKIGVSVKQQFTEEEIYKDRDSQISAIEKTFEDAQKSIAQHYSKPRVTPVEVLPVFPDFKMWINPCAQVIFDSDPAPKDISGPAGVEMMSQAMIRGMMDEEGNQFVAYFLPNEDTIRKRKRDCDEGMDYMPEDLYDYKIAREYNWNVKNKASKGYEENYFFIFRDGDGVYYNELETRVRLSKRRAKAGAQSTTNAVLVCKHRDMNEKELEAQEARKAQLENHEPEDEEEDMDLDKDLQDSGDEKDKGSGSEAENSGSESEREEEEQEQRADEEEEDEDREKRRRKPSASGSESGEERTREMRDEEEIFGSDDDSEDNEDNENNKNSARSSGDEGSGSEDEGGNRGGSRSRSASPAHSDRSSDHSETRAQSGSGSERGSDSSDASDSE; from the exons ATGGCTCCAACCATTCAGACACAATCTCAACGAGAAGACGGCCACAG TCGGCCATCCTCTCATAGAACTGTGCCAGAGAG GTCAGGGGTTGTGTGTCGAGTGAAGTACTGCAACAGTCTGCCTGACATCCCTTTTGACCCCAAGTTCATCACATATCCATTTGATCAGCACAG GTTTGTACAGTATAAAGCCACTTCTCTTGAGAAGCAGCACAAGCATGAGCTCCTGACTGAGCCAGACCTCGGGGTCACCATTGATCTCATCAACCCAGACACCTACCGCATAGACCCAAATA TACTGTTGGACCCTGCTGATGAAAAACTGTTGGAAGAAGACATCCAGGCTCCATCCAGTTCAAAGAG GTCACAGCAGCATGCCAAAGTGGTGCCGTGGATGAGAAAGACAGAATATATTTCTACAGAGTTCAACAGATATGGTGTTTCCAATGAGAAAGTGGAAGTCAA GATTGGTGTGTCTGTTAAACAGCAGTTCACAGAAGAAGAAATCTACAAGGACAGAGACAGCCAGATTTCTGCTATTGAGAAAACGTTTGAGGATGCACAAAAATCC ATTGCACAGCACTACAGTAAACCCAGAGTTACTCCTGTGGAGGTACTACCAGTGTTCCCCGATTTCAAG ATGTGGATCAACCCATGTGCTCAAGTCATCTTTGACTCTGATCCGGCACCTAAAGACATATCAGGACCAGCAGGAGTGGAAATGATGTCCCAGGCCATGATCAG AGGTATGATGGATGAGGAAGGAAATCAGTTTGTGGCCTACTTCCTGCCTAATGAAGACACAATTCGCAAGCGCAAGAGAGACTGTGATGAAGGGATGGATTACATGCCTGAGGATCT gtaTGATTACAAGATAGCCAGGGAGTACAACTGGAATGTCAAGAACAAAGCCAGCAAGGGTTATGAAGAGAACTACTTCTTCATCTTCAGAGACGGAGATGGTGTTTACTACAATGAGCTTGAGACAAG GGTGCGTCTCAGCAAGAGGAGAGCCAAGGCTGGAGCACAGTCTACTACAAACGCTGTGCTGGTGTGTAAGCACAGAGACATGAACGAGAAGGAACTTGAAGCCCAG GAAGCTCGTAAAGCTCAGCTGGAGAACCATGAGCCagaagatgaagaggaagacATGGACTTGGATAAGGACTTGCAGGATTCTg gTGATGAGAAAGATAAGGGCAGCGGCAGTGAGGCAGAGAACTCCGGCAGTGAATCTgagagggaagaggaagagCAGGAACAAAGggcagatgaagaagaagaggatgagGATCGCGAGAAGCGGAGGAGGAAGCCAAGCGCCAGCGGAAGCGAGAGCGGCGAGGAGAGGACCAGAGAAATGCGAGACGAGGAAGAGATCTTCGGCAGCGACGACGACAGCGAGGACAACGAGGACAACGAGAACAACAAGAACTCAGCCAGGAGCAGCGGGGACGAGGGCAGCGGGAGCGAGGACGAAGGAGGGAACAGAGGAGGCAGCAGGAGTCGCAGCGCCTCTCCAGCACACAGCGACCGCAGCAGTGACCATTCGGAGACCCGGGCTCAGAGTGGAAGTGGAAGTGAGAGAGGCTCAGATTCCAGTGATGCCAGTGACAGTGAATAA